A region of Pseudarthrobacter sp. NIBRBAC000502770 DNA encodes the following proteins:
- a CDS encoding DUF6308 family protein gives MTEKLTIGGLEISVKDARALAREYMNDYGNWSYPAYDSYPGNCDPDTVGPQDAAAAGLLNAGQNALTAQYSFLSLIPVINPLMRSEHLAGTLDEAGEKTLTAIADLFGVLDGRSTPQLQLVKLAKILHLKRPGLLPLYDDHIWRAYGKLGTPKMTHTKGRSNRQFMLDWLPLIQDDLRTGLRHWQGIARLAPADGPAVTPLRALDMVAWRLVEKVEPRRPAPALLA, from the coding sequence ATGACGGAGAAACTCACCATCGGCGGCCTGGAAATCAGCGTCAAAGACGCCCGGGCACTGGCCCGGGAGTACATGAACGACTACGGCAACTGGTCTTATCCCGCCTACGACAGCTATCCCGGAAACTGTGACCCGGACACAGTTGGGCCGCAGGACGCAGCGGCCGCCGGACTGTTGAACGCCGGGCAGAACGCCCTTACCGCCCAATACTCCTTCCTGTCGCTGATCCCGGTAATCAACCCGCTTATGCGCAGTGAACACCTCGCCGGCACCTTGGACGAGGCCGGTGAAAAGACGTTGACGGCCATCGCCGACCTGTTCGGGGTGCTGGATGGTCGATCCACGCCGCAGCTGCAGCTCGTGAAGCTGGCCAAGATCCTGCACCTGAAGCGCCCCGGCCTGTTACCGCTGTACGACGACCACATCTGGCGCGCCTACGGAAAGCTTGGGACACCGAAGATGACGCACACGAAGGGCAGGAGCAACAGGCAGTTCATGCTCGATTGGCTGCCCCTGATCCAGGACGATCTCAGGACCGGACTGCGGCACTGGCAGGGCATTGCCCGGCTCGCCCCGGCCGACGGTCCGGCCGTGACGCCGCTGCGGGCATTGGACATGGTGGCGTGGCGGCTCGTCGAGAAGGTCGAGCCGCGGCGCCCGGCGCCGGCACTCCTGGCATGA
- a CDS encoding excalibur calcium-binding domain-containing protein, which translates to MKKSASILAAAAVIGFSALTATPANAVVGTAYPNCPTAAAAGVYNIPAGSPDYAPNLDSDGDGIGCEKAGVAFTGTPVPAKAPVAAQAPVQGQAQVAKKPVGAAPTGVPHETDNGMGFLALGGLVAAGATGTVIARRRMAVKA; encoded by the coding sequence ATGAAGAAGAGTGCTTCGATTTTGGCAGCGGCGGCAGTAATCGGCTTTTCAGCGCTGACAGCAACACCGGCCAATGCCGTTGTTGGCACTGCCTACCCGAACTGCCCCACCGCAGCTGCTGCAGGCGTATACAACATCCCTGCCGGATCTCCCGACTACGCTCCTAACCTGGACAGCGATGGCGATGGAATTGGATGCGAAAAGGCGGGCGTTGCGTTCACGGGGACTCCGGTTCCGGCCAAGGCTCCGGTCGCGGCACAGGCTCCGGTTCAGGGTCAGGCTCAGGTAGCCAAGAAGCCTGTTGGCGCCGCTCCCACGGGTGTCCCACATGAAACTGATAATGGTATGGGCTTCCTTGCACTCGGTGGGCTCGTTGCCGCTGGTGCTACCGGAACGGTGATTGCGCGCCGCCGGATGGCCGTCAAGGCTTAG
- a CDS encoding class F sortase, whose translation MGASVPISIDIPSVGKQSKLISLGLRKDGTLEVPPGEPGAPAAWFNGSPTPGELGPAVVYGHVNATDGGAGVFARLRSLAKGDTIKITRRDGTVAVFAVDHGEQYSKSAFPTEKVYGNTEDAELRLITCDGYDPKTGEFDDNYVVYARLIR comes from the coding sequence ATGGGGGCATCCGTCCCCATATCGATAGACATCCCATCGGTAGGCAAACAGTCCAAACTCATTAGTCTGGGCCTCCGGAAGGATGGAACGTTGGAAGTGCCGCCGGGCGAACCAGGAGCTCCGGCAGCATGGTTCAACGGATCACCCACGCCGGGCGAACTTGGTCCTGCTGTGGTTTATGGGCACGTCAACGCTACTGACGGTGGCGCGGGGGTATTTGCACGCCTACGAAGTCTTGCAAAGGGTGACACTATAAAAATCACCCGGAGGGACGGCACGGTTGCCGTCTTCGCAGTTGATCATGGGGAACAATACTCGAAGTCCGCATTCCCGACGGAAAAGGTTTATGGGAATACGGAGGACGCTGAGCTCCGCCTCATCACCTGCGACGGATATGACCCTAAAACTGGTGAGTTCGATGACAACTACGTGGTCTATGCACGGCTGATCAGATAG
- a CDS encoding HNH endonuclease: protein MIITLGKKRYTIGKVKEEVFLERQQAQMGFPMFIANINGRRYWHFRNRFYWESEGLNASEVEALLVLREQRMQRQLDTAQAARAMRYAPRLATGRKAIPDDVKVFVMQRDAGSCRACGATTELQFDHIIPIAMGGSNEAQNLQILCGPCNRSKSAGLTVRRQF from the coding sequence GTGATTATCACCCTCGGCAAAAAGCGCTACACCATCGGCAAGGTCAAGGAAGAGGTTTTCCTTGAGCGTCAGCAGGCGCAGATGGGGTTCCCTATGTTCATAGCTAACATCAACGGCCGCCGGTATTGGCACTTCAGAAACAGGTTCTATTGGGAGTCCGAGGGCCTAAACGCCAGCGAGGTTGAGGCGCTTTTGGTCTTGCGGGAACAACGCATGCAGCGACAACTCGACACAGCCCAAGCAGCACGTGCCATGAGGTATGCCCCGCGACTTGCCACAGGCCGTAAAGCTATCCCGGATGACGTGAAGGTATTCGTCATGCAGCGAGATGCAGGCTCCTGCCGCGCCTGCGGGGCTACAACTGAACTGCAGTTTGACCACATCATCCCGATCGCCATGGGCGGGAGCAATGAGGCCCAGAACCTGCAAATACTTTGCGGTCCATGCAATCGCTCCAAGTCGGCTGGGCTAACGGTGCGTCGACAGTTTTAG
- a CDS encoding HNH endonuclease produces MTNSLRDAVSTVPVGPATNFWRAFQSENFRHVFHEGTLWAPLKGHRGQSVPSWDTLPHVRPGDVVLNFDRPAVRGISIVATRPVPSYPPLRGYKEPAGTNGILVLTDPLCEVRIPREDAYRVLPWGQGPVNAKGGSKNGYVFRLDRDAALKLLRQAGLEIGDGGDVELSGARPSDPQQYKGGPSDKWTLAAVRTEQRYLRCQQLQLHGSHCSLCGHSYPEEFLVAAHIKPRSKCSEAERMDIRNVSMLACLFGCDALFENGYLVVGADGSLRAGKPGRGQVWYHAEELLGRMCIAHNERSQGYFAWHREHHLADVADQR; encoded by the coding sequence ATGACCAATTCGCTGAGGGACGCGGTATCGACTGTCCCGGTCGGTCCTGCCACAAATTTTTGGCGGGCATTCCAATCTGAAAACTTCCGGCACGTCTTCCACGAAGGCACCTTGTGGGCCCCCCTGAAAGGCCACCGCGGGCAGAGCGTCCCCTCCTGGGACACGTTGCCTCATGTCCGGCCCGGAGACGTTGTACTAAATTTCGACAGGCCGGCGGTCCGGGGGATCAGCATCGTTGCCACGCGGCCGGTTCCTTCTTATCCTCCGCTGCGAGGGTACAAGGAGCCGGCGGGCACGAACGGCATTCTGGTGCTCACCGATCCTCTCTGCGAAGTACGGATCCCGCGGGAAGACGCTTACCGGGTTCTGCCGTGGGGCCAGGGCCCGGTCAACGCGAAAGGCGGGTCCAAAAATGGGTATGTATTCCGTCTCGACCGGGATGCCGCCCTGAAACTGCTAAGGCAGGCAGGGCTAGAAATCGGCGACGGCGGGGACGTAGAGCTGAGCGGGGCACGGCCTTCCGACCCCCAGCAATACAAGGGAGGTCCCAGCGACAAATGGACTCTCGCCGCTGTTCGGACCGAGCAACGCTACCTGAGGTGCCAGCAGCTGCAGCTGCATGGCAGCCACTGCTCCCTCTGCGGACATTCCTATCCGGAGGAATTCCTGGTGGCTGCCCATATCAAACCCCGGTCCAAATGCTCCGAGGCGGAGCGCATGGACATCCGCAATGTCTCCATGCTGGCTTGTTTGTTCGGATGCGATGCACTTTTTGAAAACGGCTACCTTGTCGTAGGCGCTGACGGGTCCTTGCGTGCCGGCAAGCCGGGGCGCGGCCAGGTTTGGTACCATGCCGAGGAGCTCCTCGGCCGCATGTGCATTGCACATAACGAACGATCGCAGGGTTATTTCGCCTGGCATCGGGAGCACCACCTGGCCGACGTAGCCGACCAGCGCTAA